One window from the genome of Blastopirellula retiformator encodes:
- a CDS encoding HAD-IA family hydrolase, translating into MIILTIDVGGTNVKMLTTAIDEKRKFPSGPDMTPEQMVAGVKEATADLEYDVISIGVPTPVVQGKIFREPHNLGDGWVGFDFEAALGKPTKLTNDAAMQAMGDYHGGRMLFLGLGTGLGSAMIVDGILQPMELAHLPFKNNKTFEDYIGERGLERLGKKKWRNTVLEVVKLLKAALEAEYVTLGGGNARLVDEPPPNTTLGNNNNAFLGGFRMWDHTIGGASVRVEEREAPRFIRHTGESSDKITTLFLDIGGVLLTNGWDHNARIQAAKEFQLDYAQLDERHHLTFDKYETGRLTLDEYLDRVVFFQQRSFSRRDFQEFMMNQSQELPEMLEFMTAIKKKNRLHVIAASNEGRELNEYRIKEFQLGNLFDCFISSCYVHLRKPDSEIYQLAMDVAHAQPKQIAYVDDRPMFVEIARAMGINGICHRSLTETKHALLALGLDVDV; encoded by the coding sequence ATGATCATCTTGACCATCGACGTCGGCGGTACGAACGTAAAAATGCTCACCACCGCGATCGACGAGAAACGGAAGTTTCCTTCGGGTCCCGATATGACGCCCGAGCAGATGGTCGCCGGCGTCAAGGAAGCGACCGCCGACCTGGAGTACGACGTGATCTCGATCGGCGTTCCGACTCCGGTGGTGCAAGGCAAGATCTTCCGCGAACCGCACAATTTGGGCGATGGTTGGGTCGGCTTTGATTTTGAAGCGGCGCTAGGCAAACCGACCAAGTTGACCAACGACGCCGCCATGCAAGCGATGGGCGACTATCACGGTGGGCGGATGCTGTTTCTCGGTCTGGGAACCGGCCTGGGCTCGGCGATGATCGTCGACGGCATCTTGCAACCGATGGAGCTGGCCCACCTGCCCTTCAAGAACAACAAGACGTTTGAAGACTACATTGGCGAACGGGGGCTAGAGCGGCTCGGCAAGAAGAAGTGGCGCAACACCGTTTTGGAAGTCGTCAAGCTCTTGAAGGCGGCGCTCGAAGCGGAGTACGTGACCCTGGGGGGCGGCAATGCTCGTTTGGTCGACGAACCGCCGCCGAACACGACGCTGGGCAACAACAACAACGCCTTCCTCGGCGGGTTCCGGATGTGGGATCATACGATCGGCGGCGCGTCGGTGCGGGTAGAAGAGCGAGAGGCCCCGCGCTTCATCCGGCACACCGGCGAGTCGAGCGATAAGATCACGACGCTGTTTCTAGATATCGGCGGCGTGTTGCTCACCAATGGCTGGGATCACAATGCCCGCATCCAGGCGGCCAAAGAGTTCCAGCTTGATTACGCGCAGCTCGACGAACGCCACCATCTGACGTTCGACAAGTACGAAACGGGGCGGCTGACGCTGGACGAATATCTCGATCGAGTCGTCTTCTTCCAGCAGCGATCGTTCAGTCGCCGCGACTTCCAAGAGTTCATGATGAATCAGTCTCAGGAGCTGCCCGAGATGCTGGAGTTCATGACCGCCATCAAGAAGAAAAACCGCCTGCACGTGATCGCGGCCAGCAACGAAGGTCGCGAGTTGAACGAGTATCGGATTAAGGAGTTCCAGCTCGGCAATCTGTTCGACTGCTTTATTTCGTCCTGCTACGTCCACCTGCGGAAGCCGGACTCCGAAATTTATCAGCTGGCGATGGACGTCGCCCACGCCCAGCCGAAGCAGATCGCCTATGTCGACGACCGGCCGATGTTTGTCGAAATCGCCCGCGCGATGGGCATCAACGGCATCTGCCATCGCTCGCTGACCGAGACGAAGCATGCGCTGTTGGCGTTGGGGCTGGACGTCGACGTTTAG
- a CDS encoding glycoside hydrolase family 15 protein has product MTDRIAPGAPGIEPRWTSSAKHGIGTAYHSASHVWFTLSHGIVNEIYYPHVDSPNTRDLQLLFTDGETFFHEEKRHLRHQIERPEPHAPLYRLTNTAPDDRYRVVKEIICEPHTNVVLMNVKVEILDPALADKLKVFVLLAPHLSNTGAHNTASQLNLAGRNLLHAKRGIVELVLGCDTDFVRRSVGFVGVSDGWRDIRENFQMDWEYDLAEDGNVAMMGEIDLSRGLEFNIGVAMGHNTQGAATQLLQAFVYPFADQKSRYIEQWKRTIYADSMQLYDPATASLVRLSQCVLMAHEDKIFAGATVASMSIPWGETKDDSDSGGYHLVWARDMVQTTTALLACGEKESPLRALNWLSCVQRDDGGMPQNCRIDGTAYWKGVQLDEIAAPVILAWRLQHVGALAKFDPWNMVQRAVRFLILHGPVTAQERWEENEGYSPSTLAALISAIICAADFADLRQDPQLATFLRDYGDWAAASLEKWTVTDCGELVAGKPRHYIRITPASPRPGCISPDPNSEYVQIANGGGEHLARDIVDGGFLQLVRLGVRAADDPVIVDTVAVIDEVLKHDLPQGPCWRRYNHDGYGQRADGSAFGGAGEGRCWPLLTGERGFYELAAGRDPSPYIKALEGFANDGGMLTEQVWDAEDIPSRELFLGQPTGAAMPLCWAHAEYVTLVRSWCDGAVFDRIESVYQRYAVAKTASHVEMWTLAHQPAEIPAGKPLRIICDAPFVAHWSDDAWETRADVSAVENSLGLYVVDLPVERQASGSTVVFTFHWTAEDRWEGQDFSVQID; this is encoded by the coding sequence ATGACTGATCGCATTGCCCCTGGCGCCCCTGGAATCGAACCGCGGTGGACCTCCAGCGCCAAACATGGCATTGGAACCGCTTATCACAGCGCCTCGCACGTCTGGTTCACGTTGAGTCACGGCATCGTCAACGAGATCTACTATCCGCACGTCGATTCGCCGAACACCCGCGACCTGCAGTTGCTATTCACCGACGGCGAAACCTTCTTTCACGAAGAGAAGCGGCATCTGCGTCACCAGATCGAACGCCCCGAGCCGCACGCGCCCCTTTATCGCTTGACCAATACGGCGCCCGACGATCGGTATCGCGTCGTCAAAGAGATCATCTGCGAGCCCCACACCAACGTGGTGCTGATGAACGTCAAGGTCGAGATCCTCGATCCGGCGCTGGCTGACAAGCTGAAGGTCTTTGTGCTGCTCGCGCCTCACTTGAGCAACACCGGCGCGCACAATACCGCCAGTCAACTGAATCTGGCGGGGCGAAACCTACTGCACGCAAAGCGGGGCATCGTCGAACTGGTACTTGGCTGCGATACCGACTTCGTCCGTCGTTCGGTTGGGTTCGTCGGGGTCAGCGACGGCTGGCGCGACATCCGAGAAAACTTCCAGATGGATTGGGAGTACGACCTGGCCGAAGATGGCAACGTCGCCATGATGGGCGAGATCGACCTGTCGCGCGGCCTCGAGTTCAACATTGGCGTCGCTATGGGACACAACACGCAAGGCGCCGCGACGCAGTTGCTGCAAGCGTTCGTCTATCCTTTCGCCGATCAGAAGAGCCGCTACATCGAGCAATGGAAACGGACGATCTACGCCGACTCGATGCAACTCTACGATCCGGCGACTGCGTCGCTGGTCCGGCTCAGCCAATGCGTTCTGATGGCGCACGAAGACAAGATCTTCGCCGGCGCGACGGTCGCCTCGATGAGCATCCCCTGGGGCGAAACGAAAGACGATAGCGACTCGGGCGGCTATCACCTAGTTTGGGCCCGCGACATGGTGCAAACCACAACGGCGCTGTTGGCCTGCGGCGAAAAAGAATCGCCGCTGCGGGCGCTCAACTGGCTTTCCTGCGTGCAGCGCGACGATGGAGGAATGCCGCAGAACTGCCGCATCGACGGAACCGCCTATTGGAAAGGGGTCCAGCTGGACGAGATTGCGGCGCCGGTCATCTTGGCGTGGCGGCTGCAGCACGTCGGCGCCCTGGCGAAGTTCGATCCGTGGAACATGGTCCAACGTGCCGTTCGCTTTTTGATTTTGCATGGCCCGGTGACCGCGCAAGAGCGGTGGGAAGAAAACGAAGGGTATTCTCCCTCGACGCTGGCGGCGTTGATCTCCGCGATAATTTGCGCGGCCGACTTTGCCGACTTGCGGCAAGATCCCCAGCTGGCCACGTTCTTACGCGACTATGGCGACTGGGCGGCCGCTTCGCTCGAAAAATGGACCGTCACCGATTGCGGCGAACTGGTCGCAGGGAAACCGCGTCACTACATTCGCATCACGCCGGCCAGTCCTCGGCCGGGCTGCATCTCGCCCGATCCCAACAGCGAGTATGTGCAGATCGCCAATGGCGGCGGCGAGCATCTAGCCCGCGATATTGTTGACGGCGGCTTTTTGCAGTTGGTTCGTCTGGGCGTTCGCGCGGCGGACGACCCCGTCATCGTTGATACGGTCGCCGTCATCGACGAGGTACTGAAGCACGATCTGCCGCAGGGTCCCTGTTGGCGGCGGTACAATCACGATGGCTATGGCCAACGCGCCGACGGCAGCGCCTTTGGTGGCGCCGGCGAAGGACGTTGTTGGCCGCTGCTAACTGGCGAACGCGGGTTTTACGAACTGGCGGCTGGGCGCGATCCGTCACCCTACATCAAGGCGCTCGAAGGATTCGCGAATGACGGCGGCATGTTGACCGAGCAAGTCTGGGACGCCGAGGACATCCCGTCCCGCGAACTCTTCCTTGGCCAACCAACCGGCGCAGCAATGCCGCTCTGCTGGGCGCATGCCGAATATGTCACGCTGGTCCGTAGTTGGTGCGACGGCGCCGTGTTTGACCGGATCGAGTCGGTCTACCAGCGGTACGCGGTCGCCAAAACCGCGAGCCACGTCGAAATGTGGACGCTGGCCCATCAACCGGCCGAGATTCCCGCCGGCAAACCGCTCCGAATCATCTGCGATGCCCCGTTTGTCGCACACTGGAGCGACGATGCGTGGGAAACGCGGGCCGATGTTTCAGCGGTTGAGAACTCGCTGGGCCTCTACGTCGTCGACTTACCGGTCGAGCGGCAAGCGAGCGGCTCGACCGTCGTTTTCACGTTCCACTGGACCGCAGAAGATCGCTGGGAAGGCCAAGACTTCTCGGTGCAGATCGACTAA